GCGGCGGTGGGAGCCGGGCGAGGCGGCCTCCTCGGCGAGCCGGGACTAGCAGGTGCCGCTCACGCTGGGCTgagcgcacgcacacgcacacgcagaCGGGCAGGGCGCGGGCTAGCGGGGACCGCGCGGGGCGGGCCGGAGGCGCGcagctgccgccgccgccgctgccgccgccgctgctggtACTGCCGCTGGTGCTGATGCTGCGGGCGCTCCGCCAAAGAAGAGCAGCTCAGGGATGCTCAGCGAAGGCATCAGAGGGCACACAACTTGCTGCCCACTGCAAAGTTGCCGCTTGCCACTTCCTTATTATTCGGCTTTCATCTCCAGGTAGTTTCCGGCAGAGAGCTCTTGTCCTTCTCCCCAAGTTTCACTCTTCAAGCCCGGTTTAACTCGATGGTTTTATTCATTTGATCTCAGGGCTCCTATTTCTTCTAGACTGCTTTGCCTATGTCACTTCCTCCCCCTAGGTCCGTTTCCCACCTTGTGGTTCTCAGAGAACCTGGATTCGTGCAGTGCGTTGGGTTGGGGCGGGGGCCGTTGTCACTGCAAAGCCAACGTCAATTGTCTTGAGGTGTTCCccatttgaaaaaagaaaatcttttatttggaaaaatcCCATCCCAGGTTTTCGTTTGCTTGTTGCATGATGCTGGGCGGGGTTGTGAACGTGGATAATTTATTCTTTCCTGGGCCAGgcattgtttgttttgtctgcttgAGCACCAGCATCGACCTGTCTGGAAGGCTCTGTGGTCCAAGCTCCAGGCAGGGTCCttctgactcctgcaagttgcttTCTCAGGCTGCAAGTCCAAGGAGAGGAGCGAGGGAGACAAGTGAGTCCATTGTGTGAGTGCTTGCGGGGCAGCAGGCACCTGGCGATGGTCGAGAGGGGGAGACGTGCGCCACTCACTAGAAGCTGCCAAAGATCAGCCAAGAGCCAGGCGGCTGAGCAATGCTTTGGAAGGTGGAAGCAAAACAGGGAGTTCACCAAGCATCTGCTGAGGGATGCCTGTCCCTGGAACAAAGATGCCATCAGCCAATCACTGACTGCTTTGGGATTCTTCTACTGCTGCCTGTTGCAGAATTCTGGGCTCTGCAGtgaattaatttttcttcatctttcataCACTATTCTATCAAAACCATTTCTCCGTATTGCTTTGAATCTGGATTGCACAAAATTAATAGCCAAGTCTGtatcataaaatgaaaataaatacactttCTTGTCTCTTGTGTTGCTACTCTGATCTTTATGCCACTCTTTCCATTGTTGATATTGAAGATAAAATATCTGCTTCCGAAGGAGTCTAACCTGGATAGTTTCAACATTAAAGTACGAATTCATTACAGAGAGCCCCAGCAGCAAATGCTTCTCCAACATTCTTGGCAAAATTCATTGATCAAATAAAGTATTAAGCcacaatttaaataaaagatgttttaaatagcactgaaaatcattaaatatttgtCTTGGGAAATTGCCAACTGAATTCACTTATTCTACACACTTCCCAGATAGGATGTGAAATGCTGACTTAAGACAGACGGGTGCATCAAAGAGGAGTCCAGAACTTTAGGAACCTTAAGTTCTGCATAACTCAGAGCAAATGTGGGTTGTACTGAGATCTTGTtgatcttcatttttgttttgtttttaatagatgccTTCAAATATGGCTGTTTACTTCCATGTCTCCTGAATTATGCTATTTAAACCTTAGTTTGTTAGATTTTCCAAATTTTCTAGCCCATGAGAATATCCAGATCCAAATTCACTAAAGAGAAGTAAATTCTAATGAACATCGTTTCCCATAATTTACAGAGATATTGGACTGTAAGCAACTTCACTTTAAGAATGAGTTTTGGAGCTTCATATCAAGCCAGGCAATGTCTGGGTTTAGAGAGTTATTCAAGAAGAACTTTGAAAAACAGGCTGTTTAGAATTGCACTGCAGTAATGGCGGCCAGCCAATCACAGTGATTGTCAGGCTTTTATTATTCAATAAAATGCCTCCCCTTTATGTTTAATGCAGCTCTGCTGAGGGAAAGCAAGCCATCAACATCCTCCTTGCACGTCTTCCATTACTTACATAACTGCAGCCCAGTGTTTAAAATATTCCACTTCTCTTTACTTCCAAGATGGCATTCTCCTCCTTTTAGGTTTCACCACCACATTAAAAAACAGGAGTAAACAAAGTCAGGTCGAAGGAGCAGCTATTAAAAAGCTGAGCCTGTGGTTTAATCCTTATAGAACTCTGTGACAAAGGCATTATtatcctcattttaaaatttatgaaaacaAAGTCAGAGTTTAAGTCATTTGTGGAAGATTCTATTGCTATTGCACAGGAGAGATGTAGTTGGACCAGACAAATCTGGTCTTACAGCTAGAATAAGGTATTTCAAACACTGCATGAAAAACGTTAGTTCTCAGGAGCTGTTGTTGATGTCACTTAACAGAAACCTGCTTTTCTTAAATTTAATATATCCAAAGAATACTTTGGAACTAAGTGAGCTGTACTGCTCACCCCCAATAACAGTTATAGCACATATAATTTTACTGGCATTTTGAGGAcgtaaaacagaaaaagaaggacataaacattTACAAGGTAAGAGTCATATAGAATACAAGTAGAAAAAAGTacaagtaaaatatatttttaaatggatagAATAATGCTCAAAGGTCTCCTAAGCAAAAGGCAAATAGGCAAACAACTCTCCAAAAGATGCGGCTGTGCCATCCTACTCTGCACATGTACTCAACAGTTAACCACAGAAGCTTCTGGAGGTTTGAATAGACAAATGACTTTCCTGATTCTTCTCTGAAGTCACTCATGCAGCACATGCAAATATGAAGCATACCAAATTAAGGATGAGACCACTAAACGATGATGCTAGAGAAAAAGTCTAGTTTGAAATCTGTGCTGTgcaatttcaaattttttttgtCAGAAGATATTCAAGACATATGAAATATTTATGGGTACAAACATATGAACATAGACATTTGGAAGTTATGCTGTAGAATAATATGGCCTTAGATAGACATGTTTATACCCAGTGCCCTTaaatcaccttttaaaaaaaaaaagagttgattgAAATTACCaaattttacaaatttatttttaactttttattattttttcctcattACAGGTTCTGTTCCTAGTGATCAACATTTGTTCCAAGTTTTGATGATGCTGTGTatgctttttaatatttctatctGAAGAAACTACAATACCAATAACAAGACATTTCATTGTGAAATGTGTACCAGTTGCCCCAAATGACTAGGtgatatgaaaatatatgtaatacaACATAAGCAAACCAGCCCAGAAAGAAATGTCTGGATTTATGTGTTATTTGATTGTAAATATCTTACTCTCCACATATAACAGTTTATAGAATCCAAAGatattcataaatatgtataGGAAAATAAACCAAATTGTAATTTCTGTATTTACATATT
The window above is part of the Arvicanthis niloticus isolate mArvNil1 chromosome 13, mArvNil1.pat.X, whole genome shotgun sequence genome. Proteins encoded here:
- the LOC143434186 gene encoding uncharacterized protein LOC143434186; this encodes MAADLQAAGGTATPGRPRSPRSPLSRSGGRGGGSRARRPPRRAGTSRCRSRWAERTHTHTQTGRARASGDRAGRAGGAQLPPPPLPPPLLVLPLVLMLRALRQRRAAQGCSAKASEGTQLAAHCKVAACHFLIIRLSSPGIVCFVCLSTSIDLSGRLCGPSSRQGPSDSCKLLSQAASPRRGARETSESIV